The Agromyces marinus genome window below encodes:
- a CDS encoding ArsR/SmtB family transcription factor, whose translation MDEQTNDPETWPSSTRHPGIDHVLSSESLKSLAHPLRVQIYDELSTYGPSTASGLAERLSESSGATSYHLRQLAKAGLVQEVTGRGTGRERWWERRPGSIAIPDARSLPQGSAERLAVRLVEDEWFRSRDQNFREFVTTGEEVFGSDWLDVATSDTINLTLTPDQLHGLVTDIDAVLKKYIDAYKRTPSPGSRPVQIHVNAFPLVRGQAADPAETEQP comes from the coding sequence ATGGACGAGCAGACGAACGACCCCGAGACCTGGCCGAGCAGCACCCGCCACCCGGGCATCGACCACGTGCTCTCCAGCGAGAGCCTGAAGAGCCTCGCGCACCCGCTGCGGGTGCAGATCTACGACGAGCTCTCGACGTACGGCCCCTCCACCGCGAGCGGCCTCGCCGAGCGGCTCAGCGAGTCGAGCGGGGCGACGAGCTACCACCTCAGGCAGCTCGCGAAGGCCGGTCTCGTGCAGGAGGTCACGGGCCGCGGCACGGGTCGCGAGCGCTGGTGGGAGCGCCGGCCGGGCTCGATCGCGATCCCCGACGCGCGAAGCCTGCCGCAGGGCAGCGCCGAGCGGCTCGCGGTGCGGCTCGTCGAAGACGAGTGGTTCCGCTCGCGCGACCAGAACTTCCGCGAGTTCGTGACCACGGGCGAAGAGGTGTTCGGCAGCGACTGGCTCGACGTCGCGACCTCCGACACGATCAACCTCACGCTGACCCCCGACCAGCTGCACGGGCTCGTGACCGACATCGACGCCGTGCTGAAGAAGTACATCGACGCGTACAAGCGCACGCCGTCGCCCGGATCGCGCCCCGTGCAGATCCACGTCAACGCCTTCCCGCTGGTTCGCGGGCAGGCAGCCGACCCCGCCGAAACGGAGCAGCCATGA
- the pdhA gene encoding pyruvate dehydrogenase (acetyl-transferring) E1 component subunit alpha, producing MTPSDREATGLLTRPDDLVRLLDQSGVRHASPEFDPWVADVDLDALIRLHRDMVVVRRLDSEATALQRQGELGLWPPLAGQEAAQIGSARALHDDDFVFSSYREHAIAWMRGVRPDELLSVWRGSAASGWDPYARRMAIPQIIIGAQTLHAVGWAMGARWEGTTSASIAYFGDGATSEGDVNEALVFASSFDAPVVFFCQNNGWAISEPVGLQSKQPLARRADGFGMPGIRVDGNDVLAVLAVTRWALERARRGEGPTFIEAVTYRMGPHTTADDPKRYRSDDDLAAWRERDPITRLHAHLAASGADIDAVDADVKEAADRAAAELRAGLTAIADPEPMSVFEHVYAEPNSHVERQKERFARYLAMFGDEDGGTA from the coding sequence ATGACCCCTAGCGACCGAGAGGCGACCGGGCTGCTCACCCGCCCCGACGACCTCGTCCGACTCCTCGACCAGTCCGGCGTGCGTCACGCCAGCCCCGAGTTCGACCCGTGGGTCGCCGATGTCGACCTCGACGCGCTCATCCGCCTCCACCGCGACATGGTGGTCGTGCGCCGCCTCGACTCCGAGGCCACCGCGCTCCAGCGTCAGGGCGAACTCGGCCTGTGGCCGCCGCTGGCCGGGCAGGAGGCCGCGCAGATCGGCTCCGCCCGGGCCCTGCACGATGACGACTTCGTCTTCTCGAGCTACCGCGAGCACGCCATCGCCTGGATGCGCGGCGTCCGCCCCGACGAACTGCTGAGCGTGTGGCGCGGCTCCGCGGCATCCGGATGGGATCCGTACGCCAGGCGCATGGCGATCCCGCAGATCATCATCGGCGCCCAGACCCTGCACGCCGTCGGCTGGGCCATGGGCGCCCGGTGGGAGGGCACGACGTCGGCGTCGATCGCGTACTTCGGCGACGGGGCGACGAGCGAGGGCGACGTGAACGAAGCGCTCGTGTTCGCCTCGAGTTTCGACGCGCCCGTCGTGTTCTTCTGCCAGAACAACGGCTGGGCGATCTCCGAACCGGTCGGCCTGCAGTCCAAGCAGCCGCTCGCGCGCCGGGCCGACGGCTTCGGCATGCCCGGCATCCGCGTCGACGGCAACGACGTGCTCGCGGTGCTCGCCGTCACCCGCTGGGCGCTCGAGCGCGCCCGCCGCGGCGAGGGGCCGACCTTCATCGAAGCCGTCACGTACCGCATGGGACCGCACACCACGGCCGACGACCCCAAGCGATACCGCTCCGACGACGACCTCGCGGCGTGGCGCGAGCGCGACCCGATCACGAGGCTCCACGCGCACCTCGCGGCATCCGGTGCCGACATCGACGCGGTCGACGCCGACGTCAAGGAGGCCGCCGACCGCGCCGCGGCCGAACTCCGGGCGGGCCTCACCGCGATCGCCGACCCCGAACCGATGAGCGTGT
- a CDS encoding Lrp/AsnC family transcriptional regulator codes for MTGYDHVDRALLSALAADPRATVVALAERLRMSRNTVQARMARLEASGAFLSFERSIDPSPLGYPLEAFVAVHARQKVLSEVVVALAAIPEVIQAHGLSGQIDLLVRVVCRDAHDLFRIDEEILAIEGVERTETSLAMGELIPYRLGPLLDRSG; via the coding sequence ATGACCGGCTACGACCACGTCGACCGTGCACTGCTCAGCGCACTCGCAGCCGATCCGCGTGCGACCGTCGTGGCCCTCGCCGAGCGGCTGCGGATGAGCCGGAACACGGTGCAGGCGCGGATGGCGAGGCTCGAGGCATCCGGCGCCTTCCTCTCGTTCGAGCGGAGCATCGATCCGAGCCCGCTCGGCTACCCGCTCGAGGCGTTCGTCGCCGTGCACGCACGACAGAAGGTGCTCTCCGAGGTCGTCGTCGCCCTCGCCGCGATCCCCGAGGTGATCCAGGCGCACGGGCTCTCGGGCCAGATCGACCTCCTCGTCCGGGTCGTGTGCCGCGACGCGCACGACCTGTTCCGGATCGACGAGGAGATCCTCGCGATCGAGGGCGTCGAGCGCACCGAGACCTCGCTCGCGATGGGCGAGCTCATCCCCTACCGGCTCGGCCCGTTGCTCGATCGATCCGGTTGA
- a CDS encoding SDR family NAD(P)-dependent oxidoreductase, which yields MARRPALRLDGRLAVVTGAGSGMGRASAELLAARGCALALVDRDAAALEALAGGLRAGGAIVSTHVIDLADLAAVAALPDAVEAGHGRTPSILLNCAGVSMLGSFEQATLEEFRWVVDINLWGTVAMTKAFLPSLIAAGDAHIANVSSLYGLAAPAGRVPYVTSKFAVRGFTDALRHELEATDVSVSAVYPGGVQTGIIHHARVAAAVAPGAAARAADAQAALYRTTPAQAAERIVDGIVRRRPRVFIGRDSRLSDLVTRVAPVGYWNVMRGIVAAAADTRG from the coding sequence ATGGCCCGCCGACCCGCCCTGCGACTCGACGGCCGACTCGCCGTCGTCACCGGAGCCGGCAGCGGCATGGGTCGGGCCTCGGCCGAACTGCTCGCCGCCCGAGGGTGCGCGCTCGCGCTGGTCGACCGCGACGCTGCAGCCCTCGAGGCGCTCGCGGGCGGGCTGCGCGCCGGCGGCGCGATCGTCAGCACCCACGTGATCGACCTCGCCGACCTCGCCGCGGTCGCCGCGCTCCCCGACGCGGTCGAAGCGGGGCACGGGCGCACACCGAGCATCCTGCTCAACTGCGCCGGCGTGTCGATGCTCGGCAGCTTCGAGCAGGCCACGCTCGAGGAGTTCCGCTGGGTCGTCGACATCAACCTCTGGGGAACGGTCGCGATGACGAAGGCGTTCCTGCCGTCGCTCATCGCCGCGGGCGACGCGCACATCGCCAACGTGTCGAGCCTGTACGGCCTCGCCGCGCCCGCTGGGCGGGTCCCCTACGTCACGTCGAAGTTCGCCGTCCGCGGGTTCACCGACGCGCTGCGTCATGAGCTCGAGGCGACGGATGTCTCGGTGTCGGCGGTCTACCCTGGCGGCGTGCAGACCGGCATCATCCACCACGCCCGCGTCGCGGCCGCCGTCGCACCCGGCGCGGCCGCGCGCGCCGCCGACGCGCAGGCCGCCCTCTACCGCACGACGCCCGCCCAGGCCGCCGAGCGCATCGTCGACGGCATCGTGCGGCGCCGCCCGCGCGTGTTCATCGGCCGCGACTCGCGGCTGAGCGACCTGGTCACGCGCGTCGCGCCCGTCGGCTACTGGAACGTCATGCGCGGCATCGTCGCGGCGGCCGCCGACACCCGCGGCTAG